A portion of the Gossypium arboreum isolate Shixiya-1 chromosome 8, ASM2569848v2, whole genome shotgun sequence genome contains these proteins:
- the LOC108450188 gene encoding protein OS-9 homolog isoform X4, giving the protein MYRVQQCLSRSDFPISSSTLGRSSREPKYKIEFHSEDSPYHPVEKTKTLKPVTQQNVSTMIVESEKQVKLKTPDELLEVLKDRCFIRQEGWWSYEFCYQNRLRQIHVEEDKVVQEFVLGVYDEEATAAFNQNLSDISALKDPRSKDASQRYHAHQYTNGTQCDLTNQPRETEVRFVCSEPRAMISSITELSTCKYALTIQSPMLCKHPLFQEERPVWHTINCNVLAKDTKVEEDPHITMIMDSEDQSSNFDSSQ; this is encoded by the exons CTAGCACACTTGGTCGAAGCTCCCGTGAACCAAAATACAAGATTGAGTTCCATTCCGAAGACTCTCCCTACCATCCC GTGGAGAAAACCAAGACTCTAAAGCCAGTTACTCAGCAGAACGTTAGTACCATGATTGTGGAATCTGAGAAACAGGTTAAACTGAAGACGCCTGATGAGCTGCTGGAAGTACTGAAAGATCGATGCTTTATCAGA CAAGAGGGTTGGTGGTCTTATGAATTTTGCTATCAAAATCGGTTACGGCAAATACATGTGGAAGAGGATAAG GTGGTTCAGGAATTTGTCTTGGGTGTATATGATGAAGAGGCCACTGCTGCCTTCAACCAGAATCTCTCTGACATATCTGCATTAAAAGATCCTCGCTCAAAAGATGCATCACAAAG GTATCATGCTCATCAATATACGAATGGAACCCAATGTGATCTTACTAATCAGCCACGAGAAACTGAG GTGAGATTTGTCTGCTCGGAGCCAAGAGCAATGATTAGTTCAATTACAGAGTTATCCACGTGCAAGTATGCACTTACTATTCAAAGCCCTATGCTATGCAAACACCC GTTATTCCAAGAAGAGAGACCGGTGTGGCACACCATTAACTGCAATGTGCTTGCCAAGGATACCAAGGTTGAGGAGGACCCGCATATTACTATGATCATGGACTCGGAAGATCAATCTAGTAATTTTGATTCAAGCCAATGA
- the LOC108450188 gene encoding protein OS-9 homolog isoform X1: protein MRLFVSLVAVLCIVCSNVLADQIFPSHVASTLGRSSREPKYKIEFHSEDSPYHPDDDQESVFMPNKDGKNFLCFLPKVEKTKTLKPVTQQNVSTMIVESEKQVKLKTPDELLEVLKDRCFIRQEGWWSYEFCYQNRLRQIHVEEDKVVQEFVLGVYDEEATAAFNQNLSDISALKDPRSKDASQRYHAHQYTNGTQCDLTNQPRETEVRFVCSEPRAMISSITELSTCKYALTIQSPMLCKHPLFQEERPVWHTINCNVLAKDTKVEEDPHITMIMDSEDQSSNFDSSQ from the exons CTAGCACACTTGGTCGAAGCTCCCGTGAACCAAAATACAAGATTGAGTTCCATTCCGAAGACTCTCCCTACCATCCC GATGATGATCAGGAGTCTGTTTTTATGCCTAATAAAGATGGAAAGAATTTTTTATGTTTCTTGCCTAAGGTGGAGAAAACCAAGACTCTAAAGCCAGTTACTCAGCAGAACGTTAGTACCATGATTGTGGAATCTGAGAAACAGGTTAAACTGAAGACGCCTGATGAGCTGCTGGAAGTACTGAAAGATCGATGCTTTATCAGA CAAGAGGGTTGGTGGTCTTATGAATTTTGCTATCAAAATCGGTTACGGCAAATACATGTGGAAGAGGATAAG GTGGTTCAGGAATTTGTCTTGGGTGTATATGATGAAGAGGCCACTGCTGCCTTCAACCAGAATCTCTCTGACATATCTGCATTAAAAGATCCTCGCTCAAAAGATGCATCACAAAG GTATCATGCTCATCAATATACGAATGGAACCCAATGTGATCTTACTAATCAGCCACGAGAAACTGAG GTGAGATTTGTCTGCTCGGAGCCAAGAGCAATGATTAGTTCAATTACAGAGTTATCCACGTGCAAGTATGCACTTACTATTCAAAGCCCTATGCTATGCAAACACCC GTTATTCCAAGAAGAGAGACCGGTGTGGCACACCATTAACTGCAATGTGCTTGCCAAGGATACCAAGGTTGAGGAGGACCCGCATATTACTATGATCATGGACTCGGAAGATCAATCTAGTAATTTTGATTCAAGCCAATGA
- the LOC108450188 gene encoding protein OS-9 homolog isoform X2, which yields MYRVQQCLSRSDFPISSSTLGRSSREPKYKIEFHSEDSPYHPDDDQESVFMPNKDGKNFLCFLPKVEKTKTLKPVTQQNVSTMIVESEKQVKLKTPDELLEVLKDRCFIRQEGWWSYEFCYQNRLRQIHVEEDKVVQEFVLGVYDEEATAAFNQNLSDISALKDPRSKDASQRYHAHQYTNGTQCDLTNQPRETEVRFVCSEPRAMISSITELSTCKYALTIQSPMLCKHPLFQEERPVWHTINCNVLAKDTKVEEDPHITMIMDSEDQSSNFDSSQ from the exons CTAGCACACTTGGTCGAAGCTCCCGTGAACCAAAATACAAGATTGAGTTCCATTCCGAAGACTCTCCCTACCATCCC GATGATGATCAGGAGTCTGTTTTTATGCCTAATAAAGATGGAAAGAATTTTTTATGTTTCTTGCCTAAGGTGGAGAAAACCAAGACTCTAAAGCCAGTTACTCAGCAGAACGTTAGTACCATGATTGTGGAATCTGAGAAACAGGTTAAACTGAAGACGCCTGATGAGCTGCTGGAAGTACTGAAAGATCGATGCTTTATCAGA CAAGAGGGTTGGTGGTCTTATGAATTTTGCTATCAAAATCGGTTACGGCAAATACATGTGGAAGAGGATAAG GTGGTTCAGGAATTTGTCTTGGGTGTATATGATGAAGAGGCCACTGCTGCCTTCAACCAGAATCTCTCTGACATATCTGCATTAAAAGATCCTCGCTCAAAAGATGCATCACAAAG GTATCATGCTCATCAATATACGAATGGAACCCAATGTGATCTTACTAATCAGCCACGAGAAACTGAG GTGAGATTTGTCTGCTCGGAGCCAAGAGCAATGATTAGTTCAATTACAGAGTTATCCACGTGCAAGTATGCACTTACTATTCAAAGCCCTATGCTATGCAAACACCC GTTATTCCAAGAAGAGAGACCGGTGTGGCACACCATTAACTGCAATGTGCTTGCCAAGGATACCAAGGTTGAGGAGGACCCGCATATTACTATGATCATGGACTCGGAAGATCAATCTAGTAATTTTGATTCAAGCCAATGA